One window of Nicotiana tomentosiformis chromosome 11, ASM39032v3, whole genome shotgun sequence genomic DNA carries:
- the LOC138901438 gene encoding uncharacterized protein codes for MGSLAFIPVGERPLAMDVQALANRLVRLDIFEPSRVLYYVESHSSLFERIKARQYNDPYLLVLKDTVRRLCAKEVTIVDDGVLRIQGRIYVPNVDGLRELIIEEVHSSQYSIHPDATKMYRDMKQHYWW; via the coding sequence ATGGGGAGTTTAGCAtttattccagttggggagaggCCTTTGgcaatggatgttcaggctttggccaataggttggtgagattggatattttcgagcctaGCAGGGTTCTTTATTATGTTGAATCTCActcatccttgtttgagcgcattaaggctcgtcagtataacgatccctatttgcttgtccttaaggacacagtgcggcgACTTTGTGCTAAGGAGGTAActattgttgatgatggtgtattgAGGATTCAGGGTCGGATctatgttcctaatgtggatggtttgagggagttgattATTGAGGAGGTTCACAGTTCacagtattctattcacccagatgctacaaagatgtatcgtgatatgaagcagcattattggtggtga